The following is a genomic window from Patescibacteria group bacterium.
TCGCTCTCTTTAAAGACGGCAAAGTGATCAAATCGATTTCCGGCCCGCAGGCGAAGGAAATGTTGTTGGAACTTATCAAATAAAATAACTATAAACAAAAAACCGGGTAATGCCGGTTTTTTTTGTTTGAAATTAGAAATTTGAGATTAGAAATTGGGCTGATTAAATTACTAATATCAAATTTCCAATTTCAAATTTCAATTAATAGTGCTGCCCCGATCGCGCCGGCTTCCAAGCCGAGCTTGGATTTTAAGATTTTGGTCTTGCCTTGCGTCTTGACGACTTTTTCGTCGATAGTTTTTTTCAGCGCCGGCAAAAACAGATCTGCCGAGCCCATTACTCCGCCGCCGAAAACGATCGCTTCCGGATCAAGCAGGTTGATGATGTTGGCGCAGGCTAAGCCCAGAAAGCGGCCGACTTCATCGAAAGCGCGGCGGGCCAGTTCGTCGCCGCGGTAATTTTCCATGGCCAAATTGAGCGGGTTATTTTGGGTAAGTTTTTGGTAGGAAGCTTCCAGCGAAGTTTGTTCTTTAAAATCAAGGATCATCCGCCCTGGTTCAGAAAAGCCGTGAGCGCCGTAATAAATATCGCCGGTGACCCACCAGGCTCCGCCGATTCCGGTGCCGACGGTGATGCCGTAAATATTCTTGTATTTGGCGGCCGAGCCCAGAGTCGCTTCGGCGCGCAAAAAGCATTCCGTGTCATTGTCCATTTTCACCGGCAAATTGATCCGTTTAGCCAGAATTTCCGCGAGTTTGACGCCGTTTAATAAAGGTAGATTGGGCGCATCGACCACTTTAGCACTGTAAGGATCGACAATCCCCGGAACGCCCAAACCAACTCCGGAGATTTTCATTTTATCCTCGGCGGCTTTTTTGGAAAGCGGTTCAATCAGGGCCAAAATCATGATAATCAAGTGCTCCAGCGAATCTTTCGGCGTGCCCAAAGAATAATCCATCACGACCTTTTCGCCGTTAAACAAAACCGACTTGATGTTCGTCCCGCCTATATCAATGCCGATTGAGTACTGATTTGCTTGCTTCGCCGCCATAGAATTTTTAATTTTTATAATTTTTAAAGAAATCAAATTTTTAATTTTTAAAGGGCCTGCTTAAGCCGGCTTTTTAAAAATTTGAGTTTAAAAATTCTTTAAAAATTTAAAAATTATAAAATTTTATTTAAATAATGTCTTAGCATAATCCCAATAACCCGAATCGCCCTTAATTTCCCTCTCATAGGCCCACCATTCCGCGCCCCAGAGATAAAAATTCTTGAAGCCGGTTTTCTGGCCGAAATTTATCAGATATTTGAATTTATCGATCGTCATGGTTTGCGCCATGTCTTTTTCGCTTAAAGCGGTGACCGCGACCGGACCCCAGGGCTCGCCTTGCATTTCAATAACGATCCAATCTTTGGGATGAGCGAAGAGACTGACGATATTTTTTTTGAAATGGAAAAATCCAGGCAAGATCGGATAATGAACATAGCTTTTGGTATTTCCCGAGTAAGTATTCAAATACATGCTGGTGCCGA
Proteins encoded in this region:
- a CDS encoding ROK family protein, producing the protein MAAKQANQYSIGIDIGGTNIKSVLFNGEKVVMDYSLGTPKDSLEHLIIMILALIEPLSKKAAEDKMKISGVGLGVPGIVDPYSAKVVDAPNLPLLNGVKLAEILAKRINLPVKMDNDTECFLRAEATLGSAAKYKNIYGITVGTGIGGAWWVTGDIYYGAHGFSEPGRMILDFKEQTSLEASYQKLTQNNPLNLAMENYRGDELARRAFDEVGRFLGLACANIINLLDPEAIVFGGGVMGSADLFLPALKKTIDEKVVKTQGKTKILKSKLGLEAGAIGAALLIEI